In the Rhizobium sp. CB3090 genome, one interval contains:
- the purN gene encoding phosphoribosylglycinamide formyltransferase — MSSSRKRVVVFISGSGSNMMALVKAAAASDYPAEIVGVISDKADAGGLTKASAEGISTFAFVRKDFDSKDAHEEAILAQLDALAPDIICLAGYMRLLSGRFIQRYEGRIINIHPSLLPLFPGLHTHQRAIDAGQRIAGCTVHFVTEGMDEGPAIGQAAVPVLTDDTAETLAARVLTIEHQLYPQSLRLLAEGKVRMEGGKAIAAAKTPVARGPQIMSLLGDIDQI; from the coding sequence ATGAGTTCAAGCCGCAAACGCGTCGTCGTCTTCATCTCGGGCAGCGGCTCCAACATGATGGCGCTGGTCAAGGCTGCGGCGGCTTCGGATTATCCGGCCGAAATCGTCGGCGTGATTTCCGACAAAGCAGATGCGGGCGGTCTGACGAAAGCCTCTGCAGAGGGCATCTCCACCTTTGCCTTCGTGCGCAAGGATTTTGACAGCAAGGATGCGCATGAGGAGGCGATCCTCGCGCAGCTTGATGCGCTGGCGCCCGACATCATCTGCCTTGCCGGTTATATGCGCCTGCTCTCCGGCCGCTTCATCCAGCGCTATGAAGGCCGGATCATCAACATCCACCCGTCGCTGCTGCCGCTTTTCCCCGGCCTGCACACGCATCAGCGCGCCATCGACGCGGGCCAGCGGATCGCCGGCTGCACCGTGCATTTCGTCACCGAGGGCATGGACGAAGGCCCGGCGATCGGCCAGGCTGCCGTGCCGGTGCTGACCGACGATACGGCCGAAACGCTTGCCGCCCGCGTGCTGACGATCGAGCACCAGCTCTATCCGCAGTCGCTGCGGCTGCTGGCTGAGGGCAAGGTGCGCATGGAGGGTGGCAAGGCAATTGCCGCCGCCAAAACACCCGTCGCCCGCGGGCCTCAAATCATGTCACTACTCGGTGATATCGACCAGATCTAA